Genomic DNA from Clostridium sp. BJN0013:
ATAAAGGGTTACCTCCTTTTCAATTGTTTCTGGTGTTGTTTTTTCAACCACACCATACTACAGAAGTTTCCGGAAGTCTATGGCCAATCCGGAAACAGTTAAAATAAAGGCATATATTTGACCTGCGCCTTGAGATTTATCCTCATGGGAGGCAGGCTTTGTCCGCAAAAGGACACCGGAACCTCCAGCTTTACGGCCGCGTCGGCCAGAAACCATTTGGAATTGTCGGGATCTGCGGGGGCGAAGGGCATGTTTTCAAGGTCGACGGAGAGATCCGACAGGCGGAACTCAATCGCATTCCCGGCATATTTCACATGGCTTCCGTTTTCCGAGCGAAGCCCCAGCACCTTATCCAGCCTCTTATATATATCGCCATAATCAAGGCTTTCGTTAAAATCATCGGCAGAGGGCTGATAGGCTCCGCTGTAGCCCTCCCGGACTCCGTGGTACACCTCGCTGTAGTTGTCGTTAACTGTCGAAATCACGGCGGACTGCACCGCGTCACGAACACCCTGGGCAATGATCATCAGGCGGATGTATTCGGAGATACCGCAGAAGATAATCAAAAGGGCAAGGGTCACCGCGACGATGAGCGGGAAGGATGTACCTCCCTTATTCCTGATTATACCATATATTTTTCTCATTTCCAGTACACCTCGCTCTTGCCGCTTGCCTGCGCCTTCAGGGTGACAGGGAAGCTCCCGAACCCCCCGAACACTCCGATATCCGCCTTTGTGCTGACTGTCACGGTAAATTCCTCATTAAGCTGAAGCCTTCCGGTCTTTGACCACGAAATGTCCGGAGCAAGGCCGGTTTCTTCGGTAAGGACCTGCGCCCTGAGGGTGGTTTCACTGCCGACGCGCCCGGCGATTTCCGCTTCCCGGCACAGCTCCGAGGCATAGGTGTCCAGCTGGTTCTTGGTCACAAACACCGGCAGGACGCTGACCGCCACCGCGATGACCATCATCACGCACAGCACAAGCACCGCCGTGTCGATATAACCCTCGCCGCGACGGGAGCGGAGCAGCTTCAGCATAGGCGCACCTCCTGCTCGGGCGGACGGAAGGCTTCGTCCAGCTCGTATATTTGCTCGGCATCCCCCTTGTCAACAATGTTCCAGAGAACATGACTCATTTCCTCGTCATGGGAAACATTCTGTTCATTCAGCCACTGATCCCGCACAACCTGCAGCGGGTTTTCAAAGCGCAGCAGGTATTCCGTGTATTCCGGATCACAGCCGTCCATGAGTTCTTCGTATACGAGCTTTGCCGCGGCGATTTCCCCGACCTGCTCGATCAGGTCGGATGCCGGTTTGGTCTGAAGCTGCTGGATATAGGAACGGTAATTTGCCTCTATCTTTTCCCGCAGCTTTTTCTCCAGTTTCTTTTGATCCATATTCATGAGAGTTCCTCCTTCTAAAACATATTGCCGAGAGAATCCAGGATCTGCACGGCAATGACAGCCAGATAGGTGAGCAGGAAGCACAGAAGCATGATAAACGAATATACCCGGATCTTCGGCGGGATCTTCTGCGCCTGACCTTTCAGCCGCTGCAATTCCAATGCTTTAAAGTCATGCGCCAGCATCTGAAAATACACGGCGCCGTTATCGCCCCGCAGGACGCCGATCAGCCCTCGGACCACATCGGAAAGCATCGGGGAATTGAGCCTCGCCTCAAACCTTGTCAGCGCCGCCTCATAGGAAGATGAGCGCATGTCCGCCGTCAGCACATCCAGTTCGCGGGCGAAGGCGGGACCGGCGTTTTTCTTGTAATTTTCGATCATCGCCAGAACGTCGCGGCTGGCCTTGAGTGTCTGTTCAACGGTAGCGACAAACCGGGGCAGTTCTCCCTCGATCTGGTCCCGCTTTTTCCGGAGCCGCTCGTCGGCTTTCCGGATCTCTTTGAAATAGGTCAGCACGGAAAGGATGATCAGCACCGGCGAGAGCAGCGGAAGCAGAATCAGGCACGGGATTACCCCCAGCATGATTGCTCCCGCTTTTGTAAGGGCATAGGCGGAATACACCTCCGGCGTCATGGAAATTCCCGCCGCCTTGAGGACGTTTGCCATCCTGCTGTGCTTGTACTCATCCATCCGGATGTATTTTGACAGCTTTACCGCTTTTGACATGAGCCAGGCGTCCACGGTCTTTGCAGCTTTTTTGTCCGCTTTTCCGGCGCCCAGCATGGCTTTGGCAGTCCTCATGGTCGGGAGCTTCAGCCTGTCCGCCAAAATGAGAAACAGGCCCAGGGCGAGAAGAATTCCTGTAAAAAACAGTTGATTCATCATCCGCGTCACCTCCTGTACTCAATGGGCCGGGTCAGTCTGATAACGCGCGCGGCTGAGATAAAGATCGCGGCCGCGCAGACCGCGAGGATAATCTGTCCCACCACGGTGTGCATCAGCGTATGGTACCAGCTCTTGTTGAGGAAATACATCACGGGGATGTTCCCGGCTACCATCATCGCCATGATGATGAATTCCTTGCGCGGCTCCGACACCAGGTATTCCAGATCCGCGTTGACAATCCGCATATCGCTGAGCTTTGAAACAATCGGCGTCAGCGTTGTCTTGAGGCTGCGGTCATACTGGCAGGCGGCAATAGCGTCGCACCACTCATGGAACACCTCGTTTTCGATTTTTGGCTTCATGACATGAAGCGCCGCCTCCACATCGGGGTTAATGAGTTTTACCTGCGTCAAAAATTCCGCAAAAACGCTCCTGACAGGCGGATTAAGGTATTGGACCTAACCTACGGACAGCTAATAACCATATAAATGGGAATTAAAATTTGTATAGAAATATTCTGAAAATAATAAAAAGCACCAATTCATAGTATAAAATTGATTTGCAGCACAATTTTACTAGAAAAGGTGGCTTATTATGATCAATGATCAAGAATATATTACTACAGAATTAAAAAAAATACTAGAAAAAATGATAATTTTATCATCATACCGTTTAAATAACTTAATAGCTATAGTTGTAGGAATAATAGTTTCACAGTCAGTTATATTATCCAAAATATCTCAAGAGCTGAAGGATTCCTATTCTTCAGGTACAGAAGAAAGTAAAATTAAAAGATTGAGAAGATTTTTAACTAACAAGGCTATTAATTGTGAGAAAATATATGAATTCTTCGCATATAGGTTACTACAAAAGTATAAAAGTCATTCAAAGAAAATATATATAATTTTTGATCACACAACTATTATAGATAAATTTGTTATATTACAGTTTTCTTTAAAAGTGGGAAGAAGGGCAGTTCCCCTGTGGTATAAGATGTTCTTATATAAAGATGAGGGAAGTAAAGATTTCAAGTATATTAAACAAGGACTTAATTTTATACATAAAATAGTAGTTCCCTATAATTTTGATGTTACAATTTTAGCAGACAGGGGATTTAAAAGTGTCGATTTGTTTAAGTTTATAGATAAGACTTTAAAATTCAAGTATTGTATCAGGTGTACAAAAAATTTAAAAATATCAATATGCGGTAAACCAAATATAAAAAAGCTGGGAAATATAATACCTTTAAAGGGAAAGACAAGACACTTTTACAATGTAAAATTAACATCTAAAAAATATATATGCAATCTGGCAGTCTGCAGGGCAGAAAGTTCTGATGATACCTGGTTCATAGCAAATAATTTAGAACAGACCTTTTCAATTAGAGAATATAAAAAAAGATTTGATATAGAAGAAATGTTTAAAGATTTTAAATCTGGTGGGTTCAATTTAGAAGGTACCTGGACACATAATATCCAGTATGCAAGAACCTTATATTTATGCATTTGTATAGCTTACTGCTGGATGATAACCCTTGGAACATCTTGTACAAAAGATAAGAAAAATAAACTTATTGGGGCTACAAAAACATTGAGAGACAAACAGGTAAGAATCTACAGCTTATTTAGGGCTGGAGTTAAATGGTTCAAAAGATGTTATTATTCTTTAAGAAATACCTATTATTTAAAAATTGCTTTTACATTATATGAATATTAGTTCCTTTTATTTACATTGACATAAAACACTGTTATAAGTATAAATTTATACTTACATTTTAATCAATTTATTCAATAATAATCAATTAGGAATATGATTAAATCCTTGAGTATAAACATCAACATCAATCATTATACTTTAATGGAATTTTATATAAATTTACTGTCCGTAGGTCAGGGTATTGGACACTTTCATCCACCGCCGTAAGGATATCCTCGTTTCTGAGGTAGGCCGAGGTAACGATGGAAAGTGCCGTCTCCAGTTCCGCGGCAACGCTGTTTTTGTAGTGCGTCGCAGTCAGGCGGACATACCAGAATGGCAGGAACATCAGGCCCACAGCCATCACAGGTACAAGAAACACATTCTCCAGCAGGATGGCGATGGCGGCTCCGACCGCGAAAAGGAGAAGGGAAGCCGCGCAGATCATGGAGAAACGGGAGCTCCTTCCGGTCAGCCTGAGTATCTCCCGCACCTCCGCGATTTCCCTGCGGAAGAAGGACAGCTTTTTCCGTTGCGCGGCTTCGTTGATTTCCGCCCGGATGCTTTTGTTTTTCCGTGTCAGAAAGCCAAACAGTCCGTCCGTGAATTCCAGCGGCGAAAGCCCAAGGATAAAAAAAGCACCGGCAATCAGGCCGATACAGGCTGTTAAAAGGATTGCGGTCATTGCCTGTCACCTCCCATCTTAAGAATTTTTTTCATGGTATCCTGCGGCATCCCATTCTCTAAAAACCGCTTTTGCAGGCTTTTTGAGATACCCTGCACCACGCAGTGCTGTCCGCTTATGATGAATTTGCCATCCTCCAGGCGGTTTTCGGTGATGTCGTACCGAAAGAGCGGGCGGAAATTCCGGCTGCCGTCCGGACGGATCTCGCATTCCATGATTTCCATGACGCGGCGCTGCTTGTTTTCGAGCTGCTTGCAGAACACGACAATGGGATACGCCTCTGTTACATAGCCCATGAGCGTTTCGTCGGACATGTCAACGGCGCGCTTGCAGAGCGAGACCATCCTGCGGTAGGTCGCTTCGCAGGAGTTGGAGTGAATGGTGGTCAGCACCGCGACGCCGGTCCGGGCCGCTTCCTGCGCGGCGTTAGCCTCAGCTCCGCGCATCTCGCCTACGACGAGGATATCGGGATTGAAGCGGAGGGACATATCCAGCAGCTCGGTCTGGTCGATGCGCTGCCGTTCATTCTCACTGTCGCGGGTCAGCGTATGGATGACGCTGTTTACGACTTTGCCGTCCTTCTGGCGTACCAGCGCGAGTTCGCGGGAACCGTTTTCGATGGTGAATATTCTTTTGTTGTCGGGAATGGTGGTCAGAAGCCAACCTGCCAGTGTGGTTTTACCGGAGCTGGTGGCTCCCGCCACGCAGATGGAGATTCCATACCGCAGGCATTCCGCTAAAAAGTCC
This window encodes:
- a CDS encoding secretion protein F produces the protein MNQLFFTGILLALGLFLILADRLKLPTMRTAKAMLGAGKADKKAAKTVDAWLMSKAVKLSKYIRMDEYKHSRMANVLKAAGISMTPEVYSAYALTKAGAIMLGVIPCLILLPLLSPVLIILSVLTYFKEIRKADERLRKKRDQIEGELPRFVATVEQTLKASRDVLAMIENYKKNAGPAFARELDVLTADMRSSSYEAALTRFEARLNSPMLSDVVRGLIGVLRGDNGAVYFQMLAHDFKALELQRLKGQAQKIPPKIRVYSFIMLLCFLLTYLAVIAVQILDSLGNMF
- a CDS encoding ATPase, T2SS/T4P/T4SS family, with translation MNRKNRRPDTANTLAQASEKSHTIDMTGSQSLFFSSGGNTREFSSALHEVQEYISSKYATLITDGGTEEVKAQVKRYIAKYVQDYRITIAGMTQPQLVDSLYTEMAEFSFLTKYIYGNGIEEIDINAWNDVEVQYSSGITKKLDERFDSPEHAINVVRRMLHVSGMVLDNASPAILGHLSKNIRIAVLKTPLVDEDVGVAASIRIVNPQSMKKGDFIHGGTATEPMLDFLAECLRYGISICVAGATSSGKTTLAGWLLTTIPDNKRIFTIENGSRELALVRQKDGKVVNSVIHTLTRDSENERQRIDQTELLDMSLRFNPDILVVGEMRGAEANAAQEAARTGVAVLTTIHSNSCEATYRRMVSLCKRAVDMSDETLMGYVTEAYPIVVFCKQLENKQRRVMEIMECEIRPDGSRNFRPLFRYDITENRLEDGKFIISGQHCVVQGISKSLQKRFLENGMPQDTMKKILKMGGDRQ
- a CDS encoding DUF4320 family protein; this encodes MLKLLRSRRGEGYIDTAVLVLCVMMVIAVAVSVLPVFVTKNQLDTYASELCREAEIAGRVGSETTLRAQVLTEETGLAPDISWSKTGRLQLNEEFTVTVSTKADIGVFGGFGSFPVTLKAQASGKSEVYWK
- a CDS encoding transposase, whose amino-acid sequence is MINDQEYITTELKKILEKMIILSSYRLNNLIAIVVGIIVSQSVILSKISQELKDSYSSGTEESKIKRLRRFLTNKAINCEKIYEFFAYRLLQKYKSHSKKIYIIFDHTTIIDKFVILQFSLKVGRRAVPLWYKMFLYKDEGSKDFKYIKQGLNFIHKIVVPYNFDVTILADRGFKSVDLFKFIDKTLKFKYCIRCTKNLKISICGKPNIKKLGNIIPLKGKTRHFYNVKLTSKKYICNLAVCRAESSDDTWFIANNLEQTFSIREYKKRFDIEEMFKDFKSGGFNLEGTWTHNIQYARTLYLCICIAYCWMITLGTSCTKDKKNKLIGATKTLRDKQVRIYSLFRAGVKWFKRCYYSLRNTYYLKIAFTLYEY
- a CDS encoding DUF3848 domain-containing protein; translated protein: MNMDQKKLEKKLREKIEANYRSYIQQLQTKPASDLIEQVGEIAAAKLVYEELMDGCDPEYTEYLLRFENPLQVVRDQWLNEQNVSHDEEMSHVLWNIVDKGDAEQIYELDEAFRPPEQEVRLC